CGAAGTCGATTCAAAATTGTGGCCGCAACGCGCGACTGGCACCCGGCGAATCACTGTAGCTTTGCATCAACGCATGCCGGGAAAGAAATCGGCGATACGGTGGAACTGGAGAATGGAGTCAAGCAAGCGCTTTGGCCCGCACATTGTGTCCAGGACACGCCCGGCGCAGAGTTCCATCCGGATCTTGATATTCGGCCAACGGACTTGATCGTCGATAAAGCTGCCGACCCGAAGGTCGACGCCTACAGCGAGTTCTTCGACGAGGCAGGCCAACCGAGCACGGCGCTCGTCGATCTGTTGCGGGAGCGCGATGTCAGCGTCCTGTATGTCTGCGGCCTTGCAACGAATATCTGCGTACGTGCGACAACGCTGGATGCGCTGAAGCTGGGATTCGAAGTCCATGTCGTCACCGACGGAGTACGTGGGGTTGATTTGCAGCCCGGCGATTCGGAACGGGCCTTGCAGGAGATGGAGAAGGCGGGAGCGAAACTGGAAACGTCTGAACAGATTCTGGAGCATCTATGAGCAAGATCTCGCGCACCAAGCGCATCTGGACAATCTCTGTAATCATCCTGCTGGTCTTTGTGATTCTCGTCGCACTGGGCAGCATCCAACTGCCGGAAGAGGTTGTTGAAATCGTTGAACCGGTCATCGCTGCGTTTACACGCATCTGGAATACGCGGCTGATGTCGATTGGCGATGGCTTTGTCACGCCGGGACAGATCGTCATCGCCATGTTTATCCTGTCGATTGGCCTCGTCCTGGTCCGTCGATTGGCCGCAGAAGCGAAGAAGCGGTTGCTCTCGCGCTTCGCACTCGACGTGAACGCGATGATGTTGATCGAACGCACAGTCTATTATGCGCTCGTCGCGATTGTCATTCTACTGGCGCTCGACATCGTCAACATCCCGCTCACGATCTTCACCTTCCTTGGTGGTGCCGTTGCGATCGCGCTGGGCTTTGGTGGCCAAGCACTGCTGGGCAACTTCATCAGCGGCTTTATCCTGATGATCGAGAAGCCCATCAAGATCGGGGACTTGATCGAGTTCCAAGGCACGTACGGCAAGGTCACGGAGATCGGCGCGCGTTGCACGACACTGCGCACTCCGGATAACCTGAGCATTCTGGTCCCGAACAGCCAATTGATCGAGAACGCACTGACGAACTGGACGCTGTCGGATTTCATGGTACGCACAAGCGTCACGGTCGGTGTGGCTTACGGCTCACCAACGCGGCAGGTCGCCGACTTGATCATGAAGGCTGTCACTGAACATGACAGCGTTCAGAAGCGCCCCGAGCCCGTCGTGCTCTTCACGGATTTCGGCGACAATTCGCTGGGATTCAGGGTCCACTTCTGGGTTCACATGAAGAACTTCATGGATCGCCTTAAGGTTGAGAGCGACGTTCGGTTCCGCATCGACGATCTCTTCCGCGAGGCGGGAATCACGATCTCCTTCCCGCAACGCGACGTTCATCTCGACACACTGAAACCGCTGGATATTCGCCTTCTCAAAGACGCTCCACAGGAAAAGTAACCGACAATGCTGCAAGATGTCTTTGCCGATTACGGCACGCAGTTGGTCGCGACAATACTGGTTATCCTGATCGCGGTGATCGCCCGATCGCTGCTGATTCGTCGCGTCATGAAGGCGTATACAGATTCGCCCGAGTTGCGCCGGCGCTACATCGTTCTGGTCCGAAACGTCTCGCTGCTCGTCCTGCTGTTGGCGCTGGTATTAATCTGGGCGAACGAGTTGCGCACGCTGGCGGCCTCCATTGTCGTGATTGCCGCCGCGCTGGTGATTGCAACAAAAGAACTCATCCTTTGTCTGAGCGGGACGTTTCTGCGCGCGAGCTCACGCGTTTTCAAAGTGGGAGATCGCATCGAAATCAACGGAATGCGCGGCGATGTGATCGATCATACGCTTCTGACAACGACGATCTTCGAAATCGGTCCCGGCCACAATATCCACCAATTCACGGGACGCTCGATCACCATCCCGAACAGCCTCTTCCTGAGCGCACCTGTATTGAATGAGACGTTCATGCAGGAATACGTTCTGCATGTGCTGATCGTGCCGCTGGCACTTGATGATGATTGGCAGGCTGCAGAAGAAGCGCTGCTTCATGCCGCGCAGTCCGAGTGCGCGATCTATCTGGAGAGTGCACGGGGGCACATGAAACAGTTGGAGGAAAAGCACGGCCTCGACGCGCCGTCTGTCGACCCGCGGGTCTCGTTGCATTTTCCGGAAGCCGGCAAGGTCAACTTGTTGCTGCGCATGCCGCTACCGGTGCGCAAACGCGGGCGAATCGAGCAGGCTGTCTATCGCCGATTTGCAAACAAGTACACCAAAAAGATTCGCCCGAAGGCGAATGCAAAAGATACCGAAGACTAAGACGTGATCACTTCACCCGTCAGATCGTAAGTGTCTGCCTGAACAATCTCCACATCCACAAAATCGCCAGTGGCAAGCGGTGTCGGCGATGCAACGCGGACAACACCGTCGATGTCGGCGGCTTCGCTATGGCTACGGCCGACATACCAGCCGGAATTAGGAACCTGGCCTTCGATCAGAACACGGCGCACGGTCCCAACCTGCTCGAATGCCCAGTCGGCGCTGATCTTTGATTGCAGCTTCATCAAGCGATCTCGCCGACGGCGACGGACCTTGTCAGTCACCTGGTTCGGCATGCCGGCAGAAGGCGTTCCCTCTTCTCGGCTGTACTCGAACACACCCATGCGCTCGAACTTGATCTCGCGCACTCCATCCAGCAGCTTGCGGAACTCTGCCGAGGTTTCGCCTGGAAATCCGACGATGAATGTTGTTCGCAGAGTGACCTCGGGAAGATCGCGCCGGATCATTCGCAGCAGATCGAGCGTGCGCTCGCGATCGTGCGGACGCTTCATGCGCTGCAGGACCTTCTCATCCAAATGCTGCAGCGGAATGTCCAGGTAGCGAGCGATCTTTGGCTGTTCCTTGATCAGTGCCACCAGGTCGCGCGTCACGGTCGAAGGGTAGAGGTAGAACAGGCGGATCCAGAATTCGCCCTCCAACTCCGCCAGCTCCGACAGGAGATCGGGCAACGCAAGGCGCTTTTCGAGATCGAGCCCGTACTTTGTGATGTCCTGCGCGACGATATTGATCTCGCGCACGCCGTCGTCCAGCATTCGGCGCGCTTCGTCCAGCAACACATTGCGCGGCACGCTCGTGTAGATGCCCTTCATCAGCGGAATGCTACAGAAGGTGCAGGTGTGATTGCACCCATCTGCAATCTTCAGGAATCCGTGCGGGCGGCGATCGACTCTGACGCGGGGAAGT
This genomic stretch from bacterium harbors:
- the pncA gene encoding bifunctional nicotinamidase/pyrazinamidase; this encodes MSNRALLLIDIQNDFCPGGNLPVEEGDQVVPVANKLRSRFKIVAATRDWHPANHCSFASTHAGKEIGDTVELENGVKQALWPAHCVQDTPGAEFHPDLDIRPTDLIVDKAADPKVDAYSEFFDEAGQPSTALVDLLRERDVSVLYVCGLATNICVRATTLDALKLGFEVHVVTDGVRGVDLQPGDSERALQEMEKAGAKLETSEQILEHL
- a CDS encoding mechanosensitive ion channel translates to MSKISRTKRIWTISVIILLVFVILVALGSIQLPEEVVEIVEPVIAAFTRIWNTRLMSIGDGFVTPGQIVIAMFILSIGLVLVRRLAAEAKKRLLSRFALDVNAMMLIERTVYYALVAIVILLALDIVNIPLTIFTFLGGAVAIALGFGGQALLGNFISGFILMIEKPIKIGDLIEFQGTYGKVTEIGARCTTLRTPDNLSILVPNSQLIENALTNWTLSDFMVRTSVTVGVAYGSPTRQVADLIMKAVTEHDSVQKRPEPVVLFTDFGDNSLGFRVHFWVHMKNFMDRLKVESDVRFRIDDLFREAGITISFPQRDVHLDTLKPLDIRLLKDAPQEK
- the rimO gene encoding 30S ribosomal protein S12 methylthiotransferase RimO, with product MRIGLVTLGCDKNTVDNEYLAGLLKTKGHTVEVADPANPPDVVVVTTCGFLQAARDQSVDSIREWADIREKADTRLGVIGCLAQRSGEELLRDFPQIDFLAGVGDFERVARLVAGDEKSRFLSPAGENAPAWELERQSASARGKDIEFDDREFAADAPRVVVPRTLPRVRVDRRPHGFLKIADGCNHTCTFCSIPLMKGIYTSVPRNVLLDEARRMLDDGVREINIVAQDITKYGLDLEKRLALPDLLSELAELEGEFWIRLFYLYPSTVTRDLVALIKEQPKIARYLDIPLQHLDEKVLQRMKRPHDRERTLDLLRMIRRDLPEVTLRTTFIVGFPGETSAEFRKLLDGVREIKFERMGVFEYSREEGTPSAGMPNQVTDKVRRRRRDRLMKLQSKISADWAFEQVGTVRRVLIEGQVPNSGWYVGRSHSEAADIDGVVRVASPTPLATGDFVDVEIVQADTYDLTGEVITS
- a CDS encoding mechanosensitive ion channel family protein, with the translated sequence MLQDVFADYGTQLVATILVILIAVIARSLLIRRVMKAYTDSPELRRRYIVLVRNVSLLVLLLALVLIWANELRTLAASIVVIAAALVIATKELILCLSGTFLRASSRVFKVGDRIEINGMRGDVIDHTLLTTTIFEIGPGHNIHQFTGRSITIPNSLFLSAPVLNETFMQEYVLHVLIVPLALDDDWQAAEEALLHAAQSECAIYLESARGHMKQLEEKHGLDAPSVDPRVSLHFPEAGKVNLLLRMPLPVRKRGRIEQAVYRRFANKYTKKIRPKANAKDTED